Within Enoplosus armatus isolate fEnoArm2 chromosome 1, fEnoArm2.hap1, whole genome shotgun sequence, the genomic segment AAAGGTTGATTTGGTCTACTTAATTCTGAACAATACACAATACAACTATAATAATGCTTGGAAATACAAGGTTCAGTGAATGAAGTGCAGGTCTAAGATATTAAGCATTAAAACTTTGGAGGCCACTTTCTAATGATTGAAGTATCATATccttgacatttaaaaaaagaaacattagtcacatttaaaaatgatgaagatgtggattgctttgaataaaataaaagcacatgaaGCCGTATAATCTCTCTAATTCTGTATGAGGACATTGATAAAGTTTAACTGATGGATTAGAAACAAACAGGGTTCTTATTTTTGCACGCTAGGGTGTACATGCATTGATTATTGCTATTtccatctacagtgaggcaCCCGCCCTGCCCTCAGCAGTGCAGCTGTCAGAAACACATCCAATAGCATAATGTGAAGGGAAAATATAAAAGGCCAGTGATGTCTTGATTACAGGCTGTGATCAACTTTCTGCTTCAATGTGTAgactacaaaagaaaaaaaaagtgctaaaATCAATGTgaagaaaagcaacaacacactgacaacaaacaAGACTGTTCAGATAAGAGATGCTTTGCTCCTCTCTGCCAGTGTGTAAcattagatttctttttttccccctcaggaAACACTTATGACAGATCTATCGTGGTGGATGAAGAAGAGTCGTCCATTGTTTTGTATGACATCTGGGAACAGGTGAGTTATATATTATCTATGCATTGTTTGACCATTCACATTGATTCATGGATATTACATCAGTGAAAGATTTGATCAGCCATGTATGATGCTAAACTTGGTATCTGTTCCTTTCCTGAAGGATAACAGCCAGTGGCTCAAGGAACAGTGCATGAGGATGGGGGACGCCTACATCATTGTCTATTCAGTGACAGACAAATCAAGCTTCGAGAAGGCGTCAGAGCTGCGTATTCAGCTGCGCCGTGCCAGGCAGTCAGAAAACATTCCCATAATCCTTGTGGGCAACAAGAGTGACCTGGTGCGGTCCAGAGAGGTGTCTGTAGATGGTAAGTCAGTATGATGAACTAACTTTTGAACCCAAAAATGTGCCACAGATATCTGATGTGTTAATATAGTCAGGGGAAGTGGGTTATGAAGTTAGGTTACTTTAAAAAATCTGATATTTATCATTTGAAGCTTAAAAGCTATTCTTGAGGCTTTTCATGATCAGATCTGACAGAACTGGTTGGGCTTGACCGGCTTTGGTGCGGTCAGGCCAAATTTCTCGCTTGACTGCTCAGGTTCATTCCAGGCGTACTTTCAAATATCACTGCAAACTAAAGCTATCTGTTACGGTTACTATTTTCATCTACTTGAGCATTTACCttaatattttcttaatgtgCATCTACTCAAAGTACTAATTTTCCTTTCGCCATATGTTCTCTATTGCAGAGGGAAGTGCCTGTGCAGTGGTGTTCGACTGCAAGTTCATTGAGACATCTGCATCCCTTCACCACAATGTGCAGGACCTGTTCGAGGGCATCGTCAGACAGATCCGCTTGAGGAAAGACAGCAAGGAGGAGAACGCACGACGCATGGCCAACTGCAGGCGTAGAGAGAGCATCGGCAAGAAGGCTAAACGGTTTCTGGGCCGCATGGTTGCACGCAAGAACAAGAAGATGGCTTTTAGGCAGAAGTCAAAGTCCTGCCATGACCTAACAGTTCTCTGAAGAACAGAAGggacagacaaacattttttctttggCCTCTGAAGACCagacgctgtgtgtgttttaacactAACCCTAAAGGACTAATAGAGCtgtacagaaatatatttttattttttagacaCCAAccaaaagggagagaggacttAATTAATAAAAAGATGACATTATTCAAGTCATatcatgatgatggtgataaCCTGCATGAAGCtttgcaaacatttattttattttgtttcatttttcttttgtttgcctTAAACATGTTGCTGTCATAAAATGATCAGTATGTATGAAAAATCCACAAAGACTTGTTATTTTTAATGAGTTGGAAAGCCTTGCCTTGCTGTTGGGTTATTGTTGTGCTCCTTTATTGGAGGGGATTGATGTATATACTAAAACGTGAATGATGCTGAATGCAACAACATCTCATTATCCTAAAAGACACGGTACAGGATCACAATACTAGGTCACCTGGAGTCATTTTTACTTGAAACGTGGTACGCAGGTTCGTGCCTCGGCCAAGTTACTGAGGACTAGTCAAAGATAAGAGAAAACTTCTGTTTTTCTATGTTGTTCCATAACATTGAATTCAGGTTGTGAATGTATGAGTCAAGCAATAAGTTATATTTATCTTGTGAACCTTGACATTATTTGGAAATACTTTGTTTACGTTGATTTCctttttcaataaaatataaaatcaaatgATAAAATCTTCTCTGTCGTTATTCCTAAAGCAACATATTCAGcaaaatgcaacagaaaacagcagacaTTGTTTAGGGGATTTACATcctcatgaatattcatttgATCGTATCAGTGGAATGGAACCTCACCGGCCATTGGTTTTTACAGGAAGGAAACAAGGTAGTTAAGCATGTTTATCTGAAGGTGTTAACCATTAATCCACCGAAGGAGTACAAGTACGCAATTTTTCCACCCAATTTAAACTCCTTTCACAGCTCTCAGAGGGAACACACACATCGTTTGAAGAAGGTAAGATACAGAAGGTTTTGTTTAAAAGGGAGGACAATTTAATATGTTTTGCTACTTAAGTGGTTACATGgccatttttattattgtcattgtctGCTGTTGTTGAGCAACAGTATATCCAAAGTTTGTTGTTATAATTGTACACTATTCTATAGCCTGTGATTTGGTATGGCTAACAAAGCGGCTGTATTCAAAAGATATTCGACAGACATTAAGGCTTCACTGAAATTGCATAATCATTGCATCGAACTTGATTTTAGCTTAAGGTTTTACCTCCGACTTGGCTTTAATGGTCTTCTGTAGCACTGACTGGGGGCTCAGCTGTTGCTTTAAACGGCTTTGTTGGTAGTTATGCATTTAAATCTGTATATAATCCGTGTGTATGAAAGAATTCCACGGTGGTGAATCAATAACAAGGCAGAaattgtgttgattgttggtcTAAGGCCATGTGATTTGAAATGCTGTGAATATGCCACATTTACAGGGACTCATGGCTGACAGAGGAGCTACACCAATGCTCATCAAAGCTCTCATAGTAAGATGTTGTCGTCTTTTATTACTCTTAACTGTCATACTCTGATCATTTAGCAAATGACTGCATGATCAATGTCACTAAGACACACTTAATATCTTGTTTGGCAGTTGGTGATACTTTACACACTTGCACCATGTTCTGGGGCAAATGTTAAAATTGGTGTCCCTGAAAACTACGATGGTATTTTCCCATGGTATCTAGCCAAGGTAAGTCTTTTCAATTTACTTGAATTtaccaaacaaatgtttttcttgcgCTCATAGCCTTCTGATAAGAAATTGTATGTGTAGTTCTTATAAATTCCCCAATCTTACAATCTTAACCTTTTTTCCAAATATTACCGTGGCGACTAGAGCATATACATTTAAGTGGAAGATCTGCAAAAGTGTACAACACTGAGTgggagtttttattttcatatgtcATATTTATAAATATAGTATTTTGAGATGCAGGTTGACAGCACCTTTGAGCCTACATGGCAAACAAGCATCAATAACTGTTGGAAAGTTCTAAAATCATACTTCCACTGAGGAGTCCTCAACATTGAATAACTAAATGTCCTCAAGATTAAATCAGGTAAAGGAAAACATCTCCTACCAGCCTTTTGAGCCAGTTGATCTTTTAGTGGTGAAGAATGTGGtgaaaagaagatgaagatggctAGTAAGCCAGAATTAcatcagtctctctttctcaatctTCAAGGTTGAAGATGCGTGAACATGCTGCCGTCATCACCATCACTAGACTATAATTGGAGTGTTCACAGGGCTTTTCAGGCATCAGACCCAGCCTCTGCATTCAGCCCAACCGGGGGAGGGGGGTTCATTCATACATATCACTCAGACATCTTCTGGATTGTGCAACAGCATGAGTATCTTAATTGGTTATAT encodes:
- the rrad gene encoding GTP-binding protein RAD, which produces MTLNKGDKLRNMDKRRGSMPFPMNLPNLHRRSMPVDDRDLRATMPQTGQTDELSNLLRCTSYSPSEQHRGSCASDSSDSVISTGSEAESQVYKVVLLGEHGVGKSSLARVFGGVEDAGHDCDEAGNTYDRSIVVDEEESSIVLYDIWEQDNSQWLKEQCMRMGDAYIIVYSVTDKSSFEKASELRIQLRRARQSENIPIILVGNKSDLVRSREVSVDEGSACAVVFDCKFIETSASLHHNVQDLFEGIVRQIRLRKDSKEENARRMANCRRRESIGKKAKRFLGRMVARKNKKMAFRQKSKSCHDLTVL